The genomic segment TACCTGTTCGGTCTGTATAGACCAGACAAGATGGACCGCCCGGATGAAGCCGAGCGAATTGGCAAGACGCTCATCAGCAGTGATCCTGATGACCTCGACTCGTACCGAGGGCTCGCACGGCTGTATCTGGACATTGGAGACCCCGAATCGTCGGTGGCCACGCTGCAACAAGCCCTCGAGCGCAGCCCAGATGACGTCAACTTGCTACAGGAGCTCGCGGAAACGCACAACAAGGGTGGCAAGTTCGACGACGCCGTTGAGATCTACGAGCGGGTGGCGGATCTCCAACCCAGGGATCCGGTGGCACGCCTTCGCCTAGCGCAGTTCTTCCAGGAGAAAGCAGACAAGGATCACACTCTGAGCGCGCCGCAGAGGGGTGAGTACATCGAGCGCGGCATCGAGGCGACCGACCGCGCGCTCCAGGTCAAGCCCGACTACTTCGAAGCCTTCGTGTACAAACGGATTCTGCTGAATCTACAGGCCAAGCAGACCAAGAACCGGAAAGAGTACGACGCCATCATGAAGCAGGCTGACGAAGTCACCCAGAGGATCGAGCAGATGCAGAAGAAGCAGGGCGATACGTAGGGGACAGGGATCAAGGGACCAAGGGACCAAGGGACCAAGGGATCGAGGGATGGCAGGGTGGCTCGCGCAGCCGCCGTTACTCGCGGTCACCTCCCGGCAGGTTCACCCGTCACCCTCGGCCTGCACGGGCACTGTCGCAGCCTTTCCTCCCCTTGATCCCTTGATCCCTTGATCCCTTGGTCCCTTGGTCCCTTGGTCCCTTGGTCCCTTGATCCCTTGGTCCCCGTCCGCTAGCCCCCGCCGTCTCTGTCTCCCCCTTGCAACCCCAAGCGTTTTACGCCACTGTAAAACGGTCTTGCTAGACTGTCCTTTTTGGGGGACTTTCCATGTCAATCTATATCCGACGTCTAGCTGTTCTTGCGCTCCTGCTTTGTCCGAGCGTGCTCACGGTGTCACGGGCCGCCGCCCAGAACGTCACGACCGGCGCCGTCAGCGGCATCGTCGTGGACGAACAGCAGGCCGTGCTGCCAGGAGCCACGGTTGTCGCCGTCCACGAGCCCACCGGCACGACTTACGAGACGGTAACGCTGGAGGACGGACAGTTCCAGTTGTTGAACGTGCGCGCAGGCGGCCCCTACCAGGTCACCGTCGCGCTGCCGGGCTTCCGGGATGAACAGCGCACCGGCCTCAACGTCCCGCTCGGATCCGCGTTGGCGGTGAACGTGACGCTGCAGCTTGCGACGGTCGCCGAGACCGTGGAAGTCACCGCGCAGGCCAGCGAGACCTTCAGCTCTGCGACGCAGGGCACGGCGTCGAACGTGCCGCAGGCAGCAATCGAGACGCTCCCCACCATTGCGCGGCGTATCGACGACTTCGCACGAACCAATCCCTTCATCGTGCAGACGCCGGCCGGCCAGGACGGCTCGGCGCTGTCGGTGGCCGGGCGAAACAACCGCTACAACAGCATCCAGGTCGACGGCGCGGTCAACAACGACCTCTTCGGCCTGGCGGCCTCTGGCGTACCGGGTGGGCAGGCTGACGCCCAACCCGTGAGCCTCGACGCCATCCAGGAGCTGCAACTGGTCGTGGCACCCTACGACGTCCGGCAGGGCGGCTTCGCTGGTGGCGGGATCAATGCCATCACCAAGAGCGGCGCGAACAACTTCTTCGGGACCGGCTATTACTACGGCCGCACGCAGGCGCTCGTCGGGGACGGCATCGACGAGGAACCAGTGTCAGACTTCGAGGATCAGCAGTTCGGCGCCAGCGTCGGCGGGCCCCTCGTCCGCAACCAGGCGTTCTTCTTTGGCCTCGGCGAGCTCAACCGGCGCAGCACGCCGACCGGGTTCTCGGCCGATGACTGGGCGGCCGTGAGCGATCGTGCGGAAGGTCGCAGGCAGGACGTCACACGCTTCGTGGACATCCTGCAGAACCAGTACGGGTACGACCCCGGTCCCGTGAGCGAGTTCTCACGCCAGCGCGACAACAACATGATCTTCGCGCGCGGCGATCTCAATCTCTCGCCCAATCATCGCCTGACCGTGCGCCACAACTATATCGACCCGATCTCAGACATCGGCTCGATCAGCAATAGCACATTCTTGTTCCCGGACAGCTTCTACCAGTTCAACAGCGCGGTGAACTCCACGGTCGGCCAGTTGAACAGCCAGTTCGGCGGCTTCGTGAACGAGCTGCGCGTGACCTACCAGCGCATCCGCGACCGCCGCGGCGGCTCCGATGATTTCCCTGGTCTCTTTCCTCACCTCTTCGTCAATATCCCCGATGGCACGTTGGAGGCCGGACGCGAGGAGTTCTCGACGGCCAACGAGCTCGATCAGGACGTGGTCGAGGTGACCAACGATCTCACCTTCGTGCGCGGCCGCCACACCTTCACGCTCGGGACGCACAACGAGTTCTTCAGCTTCCGGAATCTCTTCATCCGCGACAACTTCGGGACCTACCGCTTCGACAGCCTGGATTTCTTCGAGCAGGGGCTCGCCCAGCAGTTCGACTACAGCTTCTCCGCCACCTCGGATCCGGAGCAAGCGGCGGAGTTCGCGGTGCGACAGTTTGGCTTCTACGCGGGCGACCAGTGGCGCCTCGCGCCGCAGTTCACGCTCACCTACGGCCTGCGCGTGGATCTGCCGCGCTTTCCGGACGACCCCGCGCGCAACCCTGTCAGCGAGGAGCTGTTCGGGTTCCGCTCTGACGTGACGCCGAATGACGTGTTGTGGTCTCCGCGCGTGGGCTTCAACTATGACCTCGGCACGGACACGCGCCAGCAGCTTCGCGGCGGTCTGGGGCTCTTCGCAGGACGGACGCCGTATGTCTGGTTGAGCAATCAGTACAGCAACACCGGTCTCGAGTTCACGCGATTGAACGTTCCACGCGACGCCGACAATCGCATCCCGTTCGTCCCCGATCCGAGCGCCCAGCCGACGACCGTTGGCGATGCGGCGACCAACGAGATAGACCTGATCGATCCGGACTACCGGTTCCCGCAGGTCATTCGAGGCAATCTCGGATACGACCGGGAGGTCGGCGGCGGTCTCATCGCCACGGCGGAGCTCCTCTTCAGCAATAGCCTCAAGGACATCGCGTACCAGAACCTGAACCTCGAGCAAATTGGCACGCAGCCGGACGGACGGCCGCTCTTCCAGCGCGCCAACCCGGAGCTGAGTGACGTCATCCTGCTCACGAATACCGACGAAGGCGAGAACTACAACCTCGCATTCAAGCTAGAGCGGCCGCTTCGCGATGGCTGGTTCGCGAGCGGGTCGTATGCATACGGCTATGCGCGGTCGCTCAACGACGGCACGTCGAGCCAGGCGGCGAGCAACTGGGGCAATCTCTACGTGCCGGGGGACCCCAACAACGCTCCGGTCGCCCGATCGAACTTCGAGGTGCACCACCGCATCAACTTGAGCGGCTCTTATCGCTTTGACTTGAGGCAGTTGGGCGTAACTGCGTCAGCCTTCTACAATGGGCAAAGTGGTCGGCCGTACTCGAGCTCGTTCAGTTTTACAGACGTGAACGGTGATGGCCGCAACGCAAACGATCAGCTGTACATTCCGGCCAGCGCCGACGAGGTCGTCTTCAGCAACGGAACATACGATGACCTGCTCGACTACGTCGCGTTGGCCGAGCTCGAGGACTACATCGGCCAGATCGTCCCGCGCAATGCCTCGTTCACAGCCTGGACCCACATCGTGGACTTCAGGGTGGCGGTCGATGTCCCACTCGCAGGACGGCGCGGCCTCGAGCTCGCTTTCGATGTGTTCAACTTGGGAAACGTGTTCGGCAACGAGACGGGCCTGATCCGAAACGCGGGAAGCTTCCAGCAACTCCTCCCGGTTCGCTTCGGCGGAATCGATGATGAGACGGGCAAGATGATTTTCGACCTCAGCCCGCTCTCCGTCTCACCCTTCACCATCGATGATCTCCGATCTCGCTGGCAAGGGCAGTTCAGTATCAGGTTTCGGTTCTAATCAGTAACAGGTCCGATACTCGTAGCGCAGGCCTTCAGGCCTGCCATCCCGGCGTCGGCAGGCCTAAAGGCCTGCGCTACTCGTCACTGCTCTTAGAACCCAGGTCGAATATTAAAGGCAAACTTCCAGCCGACGCCTTCGCGGTCGAGTGGCCGGACGGCGTTGAGCTCGAAGATGGCAAAGCCGAGCGCGTTGAAGCGCAGGCCGGCCCCCACGCTGCGCACCCAATCGCGTGACCCGTTGGCAAACGCGGGGTCCTCGGTAGACGTCCAGGCCACCCCGGCGTCACCAAAGAGCAAACCTTCGATCGGCACTGGGCCGTAGTCGTACTGCCCCTTGAAGATGCCAATCAACGGGAAGCGCAGCTCGGCGTTGAGAACGAGTATGCGTGAGCCGATCAGGCGATCAAACTCTGGACAACCGCTCTCGTCCGTCGCATTGCACTCGCTGCGGTCAATATCATTCAGGTCGTAACCACGCACGAAACCAGGGTCTGCAAAGTACTGCGACCCGAGAAACAGCGGGCGCAATCGCGTATCGTCTCCGTCCCCACCATACCGACCGTAGTGCAACCCACGCACGGCGAACGTGATGGGGCGGACCGGAGCGAAGTAGCGACGGTAGTCGAGGAGCATGCCCGTATAGTTCAGACTGCCGCCCGTTGGGCTGGCCTCAACCCGCCAACGCGAGCCCAGTAAGGGGCTAGTTGGGCCGAACACTGTTGTGTCGTGAACGAACGCCGCGGAGCCGCTCGCCAAGTGAATGTCGTCCGGCGCCGCCTCCTCGAACTCGCTTCGATCGAGGAGCTCTCCGAATGGAGAGAACGTGAACCGATCCACTTCCTGGTCGAATGCGATGTTCTCGTAGCCGCCTGAGAACTCGAACCGATCGGATCGGCTGAATGGATACGCCACCAAACCGGCAATCTGGCGGTGTGTCTGGCGTATCGTGACGAAGTCTTCGGTAAAGGTGCCGTCTGGTTGTAGAGTACGTCCCCTGAAGCCGCCCCATCGATATGGAATCGATCCTCCAATCAAGCCCCAGTTCAACCGGGACGAGCGATTCAGGTAGGCCACCTGACCGCCAATGTCCTCAACTTCGCCGTTGGCGAGAATGTTGGTGGTCAGAATGTGATTGCCGAGGATGTCGCTGAATTGGAGCGCAACGCCGCCGCTCAGATACGTCCCGAACGAGCTCGCCCCGACGCCCATCGCTTGGGCTGCATAGTCGAGGCCCAGCTTGGCATCGTAGGGAGCTTCTTCCGGTTTTTGATCTTCCGGGGGCAGGCCGAAGCTCGCGTCGGTGAGCAGCTTTTCAACCTGCGTGTTCTTGCGCGCCGCGAGCGGCGGGGGGAGCATGGCTGCATCCGGCTGGGACGCGTCGGTCGATATCTCGACCGGCACCTCACCAGCGCTCCCATCCAATGTTCGGATTTCGAACCCGCTATCGAATTGCACGCTGTAGGCGAGGCGGTCCGCCTTGGCGGCAACCGACAGTGCCGGGCTGAGCGCCGTGATACCGGTCACGCCGGTCCTGACGTCGGTCACGCGATGCATGCGGCCGCTCTCGATCTCGAGCCGGTAGACGTTGGTGACACCATCTGGATCCGCGAGGAAGAAGAGTGACCGACCATCCTGCGCCCACTGCGGGTTGATGTGCTTCCCTTGCGGAAATGCCGCAACCGGCTCGATACGCCTGGTGTCGAGGTCGAGCCGCGCCAGACGGTATGCGCCAAACTGCAGCGTCTCCAGGTTGCTGGAGAAGCGATCGGTGACGAACACGATGGTCTTGCCGTCTGGCGACCATGCCGGTTGTATCTCTGCGTACGCATCGTCGGTCAACGCTCGAAGCTCGCCCTTGTCGAGGTCGTACAGGTAGAGATCGGGCAAGCCTCCCTTCAGGGCAGAGAACGCAATGCGGCGGCCATCCGGGGACCAGGTTGGATGGAAGATCTCACCGAGCTCTTCGAACTCCTCTTCACGCACGCGCTTTCCCTGCTCGACGTCGTAGATGCTCAGCACGGGGTTTCCACGCCTCACGGCCGCAAAGGCAATGTGGCGGCCGGCGTGATCCCAGGCACCGGCGGAATTGATGAACTGCAAGCTGTCGAAGTGCGGGTCAGCCGCGGTCTCCACGATCTTGCGCTCGATCTTTCCGGTCTCCGCGTCGGCGAGGAACACGTCGATGGAGAAGAGGTCCTTCTCGGAAAGGAAGGCTATCTTCTTGCCGTCAGGGCTCAGCGAGGGACCGATGTTCAGTTGGCCGCCGTTCTGCTGCTCGGAGAGCACCAGCCTGCCGCTCTCCTCCTGCGGCGCCTTGCTCAACACCGGCTGGTACTGCTCGATGATGGCGCCCTTCCAGCTGTCGGAGAGCTCTTTGATGTCCAGTCCGGTGACCTCCATCAAGGCACCCTCGGCATCCCCCGTTTGCGCCGCGATGCGGAGCGCGTCACCCACGACCGCGTCACCCCAACGGCCAGCCACGTACGCCCACAGCGCCTGGCCCCACCGGTACGGAAAGTACCGTGGGTTATTGAGGTCTCGAATGGTCGGGAG from the Luteitalea sp. genome contains:
- a CDS encoding TonB-dependent receptor plug domain-containing protein, which translates into the protein MSIYIRRLAVLALLLCPSVLTVSRAAAQNVTTGAVSGIVVDEQQAVLPGATVVAVHEPTGTTYETVTLEDGQFQLLNVRAGGPYQVTVALPGFRDEQRTGLNVPLGSALAVNVTLQLATVAETVEVTAQASETFSSATQGTASNVPQAAIETLPTIARRIDDFARTNPFIVQTPAGQDGSALSVAGRNNRYNSIQVDGAVNNDLFGLAASGVPGGQADAQPVSLDAIQELQLVVAPYDVRQGGFAGGGINAITKSGANNFFGTGYYYGRTQALVGDGIDEEPVSDFEDQQFGASVGGPLVRNQAFFFGLGELNRRSTPTGFSADDWAAVSDRAEGRRQDVTRFVDILQNQYGYDPGPVSEFSRQRDNNMIFARGDLNLSPNHRLTVRHNYIDPISDIGSISNSTFLFPDSFYQFNSAVNSTVGQLNSQFGGFVNELRVTYQRIRDRRGGSDDFPGLFPHLFVNIPDGTLEAGREEFSTANELDQDVVEVTNDLTFVRGRHTFTLGTHNEFFSFRNLFIRDNFGTYRFDSLDFFEQGLAQQFDYSFSATSDPEQAAEFAVRQFGFYAGDQWRLAPQFTLTYGLRVDLPRFPDDPARNPVSEELFGFRSDVTPNDVLWSPRVGFNYDLGTDTRQQLRGGLGLFAGRTPYVWLSNQYSNTGLEFTRLNVPRDADNRIPFVPDPSAQPTTVGDAATNEIDLIDPDYRFPQVIRGNLGYDREVGGGLIATAELLFSNSLKDIAYQNLNLEQIGTQPDGRPLFQRANPELSDVILLTNTDEGENYNLAFKLERPLRDGWFASGSYAYGYARSLNDGTSSQAASNWGNLYVPGDPNNAPVARSNFEVHHRINLSGSYRFDLRQLGVTASAFYNGQSGRPYSSSFSFTDVNGDGRNANDQLYIPASADEVVFSNGTYDDLLDYVALAELEDYIGQIVPRNASFTAWTHIVDFRVAVDVPLAGRRGLELAFDVFNLGNVFGNETGLIRNAGSFQQLLPVRFGGIDDETGKMIFDLSPLSVSPFTIDDLRSRWQGQFSIRFRF
- a CDS encoding BamA/TamA family outer membrane protein codes for the protein MAMRFLSSRLAAAVALGAAVALMVPAHASAQYFGQNKVQYDRFRFEVLKTQHFDIHYYPEEKAAIDEAARMAERWYERLVKTLDHELTSRQPLILYASHPHFEQTNVIEGGIGEGTGGVTEALKRRVVLPFAGPLAETDHVLGHELVHAFQYDIGFMMGGRGLFRLPLWFIEGMAEYLSIGPVDPQTAMWLRDAALRDNLPTIRDLNNPRYFPYRWGQALWAYVAGRWGDAVVGDALRIAAQTGDAEGALMEVTGLDIKELSDSWKGAIIEQYQPVLSKAPQEESGRLVLSEQQNGGQLNIGPSLSPDGKKIAFLSEKDLFSIDVFLADAETGKIERKIVETAADPHFDSLQFINSAGAWDHAGRHIAFAAVRRGNPVLSIYDVEQGKRVREEEFEELGEIFHPTWSPDGRRIAFSALKGGLPDLYLYDLDKGELRALTDDAYAEIQPAWSPDGKTIVFVTDRFSSNLETLQFGAYRLARLDLDTRRIEPVAAFPQGKHINPQWAQDGRSLFFLADPDGVTNVYRLEIESGRMHRVTDVRTGVTGITALSPALSVAAKADRLAYSVQFDSGFEIRTLDGSAGEVPVEISTDASQPDAAMLPPPLAARKNTQVEKLLTDASFGLPPEDQKPEEAPYDAKLGLDYAAQAMGVGASSFGTYLSGGVALQFSDILGNHILTTNILANGEVEDIGGQVAYLNRSSRLNWGLIGGSIPYRWGGFRGRTLQPDGTFTEDFVTIRQTHRQIAGLVAYPFSRSDRFEFSGGYENIAFDQEVDRFTFSPFGELLDRSEFEEAAPDDIHLASGSAAFVHDTTVFGPTSPLLGSRWRVEASPTGGSLNYTGMLLDYRRYFAPVRPITFAVRGLHYGRYGGDGDDTRLRPLFLGSQYFADPGFVRGYDLNDIDRSECNATDESGCPEFDRLIGSRILVLNAELRFPLIGIFKGQYDYGPVPIEGLLFGDAGVAWTSTEDPAFANGSRDWVRSVGAGLRFNALGFAIFELNAVRPLDREGVGWKFAFNIRPGF
- a CDS encoding tetratricopeptide repeat protein, which produces MVTRFRSLGRLFLVAGVVVSVAGCNFARLKANREFSQGNEEYAGKKYREAIEHYHTVLESLPEDEIAQDDALSSVWFFLANANDNLYRPGAENAENEQIGQEAIENYELASKRSKDPKYQKLALQYLFGLYRPDKMDRPDEAERIGKTLISSDPDDLDSYRGLARLYLDIGDPESSVATLQQALERSPDDVNLLQELAETHNKGGKFDDAVEIYERVADLQPRDPVARLRLAQFFQEKADKDHTLSAPQRGEYIERGIEATDRALQVKPDYFEAFVYKRILLNLQAKQTKNRKEYDAIMKQADEVTQRIEQMQKKQGDT